The Vigna radiata var. radiata cultivar VC1973A unplaced genomic scaffold, Vradiata_ver6 scaffold_283, whole genome shotgun sequence genome contains the following window.
ttgtagaaaaaaaacCCTGAAAACCTCAACTTGTTTAGCTTGAACACTAAGGtaaaaatcctctccaataggaAAAGGACATGTAGCCACTAACATAGGAGAATCCTTTCCATTCCTAGaatgacacatggccactacCTATGGGAAATCCTCTCCATTGAAAACATTTCACATGACCACTCTCTCCTAAAGGTTGGACATCATTCTTCATTTCTCACAAAGGCAAAGATAAAACATTGACCCATATGGTCAACTCTAGAATATGGGTCTCTCTTAGGTCAACATTGGGTGTTGAACTTTGTTGACCCAAGTTGACCATAACCCTACACTACTTGGCCTATTATATAAGgttcaaaaagaaaatcttgtacTACTTAGCTCATGATACAAGGCTTAAAATAAACCTAATCTACTAAGAAGTCATTAATGGCTCATGATGATAAGAGCTTGGGCCTACCTTCCACAGATGACTTAAAATCTTCTTGAGTTTGCTTAGCCATGACTAAAGGGTATGCCTTCACCTTGGGAATGCAAGCACGAACCACTTTTGTTGGGAAAAGATGGAAGTTCTCGATATAGCCGATCTTGACTCGAAAATCTCGAGCCTTTGTTGATCCTGCATCTTGGCAAGGGCTACAATGTCTATGCCTACCATGATCTTGCTTTCAGTGGCGAGAATGTGTGCAAGTTTCCCCCGTTTCGCATCGGGTTGATCTACTTCAGTCTCTTTTACTCCTACATCGAGCGGTCACCATGGAAAAGTGAGGTTAGGGAAATGTTTTACCAAAGCTTCACGGTGAGTGCAAATGTTCTTACCAGGATCTTAAATGTGGAGCTTTGGACAAGCGTCGTGATTTGAATGACTTTGAAGTTTTTGACGTGTACTTTTAAGGATTGAAACACGTGGGAAGATTCATCTACAAAAGACTTTCTAACGCTCAAAATAGTAAGAGAATTGAGATATTGTGAATAAGAGAGAATGAGTATGATAGAGGTGAGTATTCTTTATGGAATACTTTAtgtatttataagattttcGAGTCTTCAACCTTTGTTACAAAACAAGTAATATAATACCaaataatataagtaaaataacTCTTAATagataataacaacaataacatGATATGTTAccataaataataacaataatatcatGATATTAGTTATGATTAccatcaatataaaaaatatgaatatttcatAATAGATGTATTTTAAGATTGtttcaaaatgaagaaaattaatgAAACTTGTTAAACcgtattttttaaacatatattagaTCGGGTATATACATCATTAATTATGactaaaactataataaaaattttataatgacaattttttatCACATTATTTACATTCACGATAATTAGAGAAGAAAATGTCTAATAATCTAAAggtaaattttctttaattagtagaaaaataaatgttttcttagatgaaaaaaaatttctcttcGTTCATAATCTTTTTTCTGTGAACAGATTTAATGTTCATGTACAACATCTAATTAAATTGAATAGGAATTTATCAATAGAAGAGCTTTAAGTTCCATTACAATgcctatttatagaaaaataaaaaattatttttcattcaaatcattACATCAAATAAGTTTGGTAATTTGAAATGTTGACAtgattttaactaaaatttagatataaagcataattcattttagtttattaattttttttaaaacttctcGTATTGTTAGATTGTTATCtagattattataaaatattttcaaaattttacaattcCCATTCTAAATCGAACttcaaatataagatttttatattattataaataattaaatttcaatcttattttcaacTTAGTACACACACAAACATCTCTCTACGTATATCCCCACACACCCTCACCTACTCACACGTGAATGCATGTATTCACCCTTGTAGATACGTATGTGTACACAAGTATTCTTATTCATACGCACAAGTATTCGCAGATACACACACTTCATCCACCTACACACATCCCCTCGGACATACTTTCTCATATACTCCTTCACACGCACACATATATGCATCACGCACACACGTGTTTACACACATGTGTAATTTAGCAATAgtaataaatgtttgttttttttttctttgcattacACACgataaaaatttttaattttaaaatttgagactTGACTaccttttttaattatatatccttaatctaattaatatggagtaaataattaattaatgtaataattcataaatatttaatgaaataaggaaaaaagtaaatcatttaaaattgtattaaaaatattattattttaaattgaaaattgaaaaacaagtgTTATAAAGACAGAGATAGTTAATATTGAAGAGGTGATAGGTCAGATTATATTAAATACAGCAATTATGATTAACCCAGATTTGGGAAACCGAAACTTTCCACAGacaatcataatataaaactttgacatttataaataaacttgtACTTTCAACAATAAGTAacaccttttctcttttcttttatttgatgcaGCAACTATATACACAAATAGTTTGTCTCTGCATTACTTTCTTTAAAGCTACCACTAGATATGCCCACAAGACCAACCCCACatgttttatataaacaaaCGTTAACATTCACGCGCTCTCAACACATTGTCTTATGCAATTTGAAATGGTGTTCACACTGTGGTTGTGTCCTCTGCTCCTATCCTCAGCTTTTGTATGGGCACTGGCACCTCCTCCACCATACCAAGGATGCGATTTTTCTCAGGGAAAATGGGTCATTGATGAACCCTCTTCCCACCCTCTCTATGATGCTTCAAGGGACTGTCCTTTCATTGGCCAAGGATTTGATTGCTTAAGAAATGGCAGACCAGATAATGAGTACCTCAACTATAGATGGAAGCCCTCTGGTTGTGACCTTCCAAGGTAATGTCATGCTTAACTTAACTCTACCTTTGTTTTATATCAAATTGTTTCAGTTTTGTTAGTAGTTTTCAGTTCTCATTCATCAAgatgttttagtttaatttgtagTTTTGAGTCCAAagtttatcatatattttaaatggcAGCATTGTTTTTTTCTGACTTGCAAGCtgtcaaaatttgaattttttttttcttccctccCCAAATGGTGTTATTGGTGACAGGTTTGATGGTAAGAAGTTCTTGGAGAGAAACACAGGAAAGAAGATAATGTTTGTGGGGGACTCCATAAGTAACAACATGTGGCAGTCACTCACTTGTTTGCTTCACATTGCAGTCCCAAACTCAACTTACATTTCAACAACTCAGACACAGCAACTTCTTGTGTTTTCGTTTCCGGTagtggttttcttctttttctgtttacGGAGGAAACTGTTGAGCCTTTGTAATTGTTTGATTGGCTTATAATTTGGTTCAACTTTTGGGACATTGTAGGAGTATAAAGCTTCAATCATGTGGTTGAAAAATGGGTTCTTAGTGGATTTGgttattgataaagaaaaaggcAGGATTTTGAAGTTGGACACCATTAGCTCTGGGGATCAGTGGAAAGGAGttgatgttttgattttcaattctTACCATTGGTGGACTCATACAGGACACTCTCAAGCGTAATGAAACCTTTGATTTGAGCTACCTTTCTGGTTCTTTATGAGAGGAGGTAGCCATGTGGCTAATGGCTTCACTTTAATGTTTTGTAGGTGGGATTACTTTCAAATAGGAACTGAACTGATCAAGGACATGGATCACATGGAAGCTTTCAAGACTGGACTCACTACTTGGGCTAAATGGGTTGATTCTAACATTGACCCTTCAAAGACTAGAGTTTTGTTTCAGGGAATTGCTGCTTCTCATGTTGAGTAAGTTGATTTCACTTGTGTTACTTTGTATAAGAAATCTTATGTGGATTAAAGATAAGACTAATTCATAAAGTATATAAATCGAtaaagtatataagtggataaagtatataagtggatgtaaATCTCTCCTTTCAAGtcaattttatagaattgaattagatttaaaatctatttctaACATCACACTTTGAATCtgtatttgtatttatagacttactcttttctttcttttcttcctacAATTGAACATTCCAGCAAAAAGGGGTGCCTAAGGCAAACTAAACCAGAGGAAGGAGCAATGGCAGCATATCCTGGTGTGGATATTGTGAAGACAGTTATCAGTAACATGGCAAATCCTGTAGAATTGCTAGACATCACTGTGCTTACACAACTGAGGAGAGATGGTCACCCCTCTATCTACACAGGGCGTGGCACTTCTTTTGATGACTGTAGTCACTGGTGTCTGGCTGGTGTTCCTGATGCTTGGAATGAAATTTTGTATGCTGTTCTACTTGGAAATTAGTACCTTCATAATGTTTGTCCTTCATTCATcttattcttgattatttattgCCATGGAAGACTCCTTGGTTGTTTATTGCCCTTGAGGAACTGTAGATGTTATCAGTATTGTAACTTGGGCTAATCTGAAAGTTGAAATAATCATGCGTTACCAGTTGATTTCTGTTGGATATTAGTAGCagaataatatgaaaaattttaaatttgagatgACATACATTGTTTGGGTGGAAAATCCTGAAACGGCAAAACTACATatatacaaaatcaataaaatattttcatcaagTGAAATTGAAGTTACAATAAATACAGGAAAACTAATTACAGTTTATCTCTTTTAATACGAGAATACAGTTCCCtagaatacttttttttttcatttgtctcaataaaatgaaaagttaca
Protein-coding sequences here:
- the LOC106779462 gene encoding protein trichome birefringence-like 42, producing MQFEMVFTLWLCPLLLSSAFVWALAPPPPYQGCDFSQGKWVIDEPSSHPLYDASRDCPFIGQGFDCLRNGRPDNEYLNYRWKPSGCDLPRFDGKKFLERNTGKKIMFVGDSISNNMWQSLTCLLHIAVPNSTYISTTQTQQLLVFSFPEYKASIMWLKNGFLVDLVIDKEKGRILKLDTISSGDQWKGVDVLIFNSYHWWTHTGHSQAWDYFQIGTELIKDMDHMEAFKTGLTTWAKWVDSNIDPSKTRVLFQGIAASHVDKKGCLRQTKPEEGAMAAYPGVDIVKTVISNMANPVELLDITVLTQLRRDGHPSIYTGRGTSFDDCSHWCLAGVPDAWNEILYAVLLGN